A single Alteribacter lacisalsi DNA region contains:
- a CDS encoding glycosyltransferase, which produces MGYNILFISHLYPHKEDPAEGAVIHRQALALRARGHQVTIIAPRPISPRPLTLLSDKWARIYRIPRSYTWEGIEVHSPRYLTLPRKLLSSTRGTYMSRSIEKLLKRVTKKTYDLIHVHHGYPDGTAALDLGAKMKTPVATTFRGSDIDITLHQDEAHSRHILHVCRQSDALITPSPQLRKKLLDYEGYDSVHIGNGIYPEDRYTGEPERKPGPVILSVSRLLTQKGLDKNILALKELAPRYPEITYEIIGDGPARHIHKELVKSEGLEKHVRFLGTLPKAEVMKAMASATVFSLPSEQETFGLVYLEAMIHGTPAICCAGQGVDGIIKEKETGMLVESGDTAALVSALDFLLSNPDLAREIGNRGRETVMQNYTWERIGEQLEDLYETIIAKRPPGS; this is translated from the coding sequence ATGGGATACAACATTCTATTTATTTCACACCTCTATCCCCATAAAGAAGATCCAGCCGAAGGGGCCGTGATCCATAGACAGGCGCTCGCACTGAGAGCAAGGGGTCATCAGGTGACGATTATCGCGCCCCGCCCCATAAGCCCGAGGCCGCTCACTTTGCTCAGCGACAAATGGGCTCGGATTTACCGGATCCCCCGCAGCTATACGTGGGAAGGAATCGAAGTGCACTCCCCGCGCTACCTCACGCTGCCGCGCAAACTGCTCAGCTCGACCCGGGGAACGTACATGTCCCGAAGTATTGAGAAACTACTGAAGCGGGTCACGAAAAAAACATACGATCTGATCCACGTGCATCACGGCTACCCCGACGGCACTGCTGCCTTGGATCTAGGGGCAAAGATGAAAACGCCGGTCGCCACCACTTTCCGGGGCTCGGACATCGACATTACCCTCCATCAGGACGAAGCACACAGCAGGCATATCCTCCACGTGTGCAGACAATCTGATGCGCTCATCACCCCGAGCCCGCAACTTCGGAAAAAACTGCTCGATTATGAAGGATACGACTCCGTGCATATCGGGAACGGCATCTATCCTGAAGACCGGTACACAGGTGAGCCTGAAAGGAAGCCGGGCCCGGTCATCCTGAGTGTCAGCCGGCTTCTCACACAAAAAGGTCTGGACAAAAACATCCTGGCGCTAAAGGAACTTGCGCCCCGCTATCCTGAGATCACTTACGAAATCATCGGTGATGGGCCGGCGCGGCACATCCACAAGGAGCTTGTAAAAAGTGAAGGGCTTGAAAAGCACGTACGCTTTCTCGGTACCCTCCCGAAAGCAGAGGTCATGAAAGCGATGGCCTCTGCCACGGTCTTCAGTCTCCCGAGTGAGCAGGAGACGTTCGGTCTCGTTTACCTGGAAGCAATGATTCACGGCACTCCTGCCATCTGCTGCGCCGGTCAGGGCGTGGATGGTATCATTAAGGAAAAAGAAACGGGCATGCTCGTTGAATCAGGGGATACAGCAGCACTCGTCTCTGCACTTGATTTTCTCTTATCCAACCCTGATCTGGCACGGGAAATCGGGAATCGAGGCCGGGAAACGGTGATGCAGAACTATACGTGGGAAAGGATCGGCGAACAGCTCGAAGATCTGTACGAAACGATCATAGCAAAACGTCCGCCAGGCTCATAA
- a CDS encoding CotH kinase family protein yields MKKKQIGIVLGLIVILAGVWFFAYMLEENDLGEDQEETAEDESGPAENAPEDPDEEAFIEDPALDSLIREQLGKENDEPLTAGELHTIQVLRAAGKEITTLDGAEHLTGLAVFDVRNNRIEDFEPVSGLRHLRELYVFGNPGSEEAGDDFHGSETYVDIAREPIPFLYLSAAEEDIEELYSRDLFNDDRIDGTVSFEDPEAEAQEVAFRYRGNSSRYAPKKSFNIRFEEDQPFLFDHDRMNLNAVWTDPTIMRDRLSMEMFSELGQPAPSVEYFHLVINDVYEGLYFHVDRIDHNFIERQGLDAGSEPEGTLIRDELRDNDDLEVESVFGFDIESVENPEEFLENNFNYRGDPDWSRLYDLIVWLNESEPGETFTEEFDERFDRENFTDWLAVHILVGDMDAYGDDYWLYHEESSDQWHVIPWDKDLSFGSHTRSGFGVANHFFSYEVDLYPRGRWNNELIDLFYDTDELRDELYDRLLELMDETFTIDYFEAKIDDYYEWIERSLADTEGMEKFELHTANHMGDPEHSEYFRDVLKDYVHLRYEYLKQEIEGKGETAYEALLEGESLEAGEIVHLTDEQGWVIASFTPDEPFEDADLAIRADEAEDAEGIAREWTIESGQELSGEWNFYYRNDVAPGLGIENWFIVDEPIEDESYSQWDLKLAEYEEEPAFLDSRVNPYSNKVSARMTVAEGESRYRILLNE; encoded by the coding sequence GTGAAGAAAAAACAGATAGGCATTGTTCTCGGTTTGATCGTTATTCTGGCCGGTGTGTGGTTTTTTGCATACATGCTGGAGGAAAATGACCTTGGGGAAGATCAGGAAGAGACAGCTGAAGACGAAAGCGGACCGGCGGAAAATGCACCTGAAGATCCGGATGAAGAAGCATTCATAGAAGATCCGGCTTTGGACAGCCTCATAAGGGAGCAGCTCGGTAAAGAAAATGATGAGCCTCTCACAGCAGGAGAATTACATACAATTCAGGTTCTCCGTGCAGCAGGAAAAGAGATTACCACACTCGATGGAGCCGAACACCTGACCGGGCTGGCTGTTTTTGATGTGAGAAATAACCGTATTGAGGACTTCGAGCCGGTATCCGGACTTCGCCATTTAAGGGAACTATATGTGTTCGGGAATCCGGGGAGCGAAGAGGCAGGGGACGATTTCCATGGATCGGAGACCTACGTGGATATCGCACGTGAACCGATTCCGTTTCTCTATCTTTCAGCAGCCGAAGAGGATATTGAGGAGCTGTATTCGAGGGACCTGTTTAACGATGACCGGATTGATGGAACGGTAAGCTTTGAAGATCCAGAGGCCGAAGCGCAGGAGGTGGCATTCCGCTACCGCGGGAATTCTTCCCGTTATGCGCCGAAGAAATCCTTTAACATCCGGTTTGAGGAAGACCAGCCGTTTCTCTTTGATCATGACCGGATGAATCTGAATGCCGTATGGACCGATCCGACAATTATGCGGGATCGTCTGAGCATGGAAATGTTTTCGGAACTGGGGCAGCCGGCGCCAAGCGTGGAATATTTTCATCTTGTGATCAACGATGTGTATGAAGGTCTGTATTTTCATGTGGACCGGATTGATCACAATTTTATTGAACGTCAGGGTCTTGATGCAGGATCAGAGCCGGAGGGAACGCTCATACGGGACGAACTTCGTGACAATGATGATTTGGAAGTGGAATCGGTGTTCGGATTTGATATAGAATCCGTTGAAAACCCCGAGGAGTTTCTTGAGAACAATTTCAATTACCGCGGAGATCCTGACTGGTCCAGGCTCTATGATCTGATTGTGTGGTTGAACGAGTCAGAGCCCGGTGAGACGTTTACTGAAGAATTTGACGAGCGGTTTGACCGTGAAAACTTTACGGACTGGCTCGCCGTCCACATACTTGTTGGTGATATGGATGCGTACGGGGATGATTACTGGCTGTATCACGAAGAGTCAAGTGACCAGTGGCACGTGATTCCATGGGACAAAGATCTGTCGTTCGGTTCTCACACCCGTTCGGGATTCGGAGTAGCTAACCACTTCTTCTCCTATGAAGTGGACTTGTATCCACGGGGAAGATGGAACAACGAACTGATCGATCTTTTTTATGATACAGATGAGCTTCGTGACGAGCTTTATGACCGTCTCCTTGAACTGATGGACGAGACGTTTACAATTGACTATTTCGAAGCAAAAATCGATGATTATTACGAGTGGATCGAGCGGTCTCTTGCCGATACAGAAGGTATGGAAAAGTTTGAACTGCATACGGCCAACCATATGGGTGATCCTGAGCACAGTGAGTATTTCCGGGATGTGCTGAAAGATTACGTTCACCTTCGTTATGAGTACCTGAAGCAGGAAATTGAAGGGAAAGGCGAAACGGCGTATGAGGCTTTACTTGAAGGCGAATCCCTTGAGGCAGGGGAGATCGTACACCTGACCGATGAGCAGGGCTGGGTGATCGCGTCGTTTACTCCGGACGAACCATTCGAAGATGCAGACCTTGCGATTCGGGCAGATGAAGCAGAAGATGCTGAGGGGATTGCCAGAGAATGGACGATCGAGTCCGGTCAGGAACTGAGCGGCGAGTGGAACTTTTATTACCGCAATGATGTTGCACCTGGTCTTGGAATCGAAAACTGGTTCATCGTGGACGAGCCGATTGAAGACGAATCATATTCCCAGTGGGATCTTAAGCTTGCGGAATACGAGGAAGAACCGGCGTTTCTGGACAGCCGGGTTAACCCATACAGCAATAAAGTATCAGCACGCATGACGGTTGCGGAAGGCGAGAGCCGCTACCGGATTCTGTTAAATGAATAG
- a CDS encoding glycosyltransferase family 4 protein, translating into MLTYVLIFAIAFIVAVSATPLAKKISYLTGAVDVPNYRKIHEGAMPRLGGLAIVSGTVAGVVFWGPSLDYFWGIAGGAMLIVLLGLADDKYTLTAKAKIIVQTLAAFCIVMSGLMIELVSIPFYGQVELGVWSIPITMLWIVAITNAINLIDGLDGLAAGTSGIALFTIFLMAVMDGQILVIGLSLALLGATLGFLLFNFYPAKIFMGDTGAMFLGFSIAVISMLGLFKNVTIFSFVIPILILGIPIFDTLFAIIRRKLNNQKIYAPDRKHLHYCLLDMGFSHQHTVLMIYGMSALFGISAILFNATALWTSVLLVALLLVAIELGAERIGLLGSKKQPLLSIIRKVVGAIR; encoded by the coding sequence ATGTTGACGTATGTGCTGATTTTTGCGATCGCATTTATCGTAGCCGTTTCAGCCACACCGCTGGCGAAGAAAATTTCATATCTGACCGGTGCTGTAGATGTGCCCAACTATCGTAAAATTCACGAAGGTGCCATGCCCCGTCTCGGAGGACTTGCCATTGTGTCAGGTACCGTAGCCGGTGTGGTTTTCTGGGGACCTTCACTTGATTATTTCTGGGGTATTGCCGGAGGCGCGATGCTGATCGTGCTGCTCGGCCTTGCCGATGATAAGTACACGCTGACAGCGAAGGCTAAAATTATCGTCCAGACACTTGCCGCCTTCTGTATTGTGATGTCCGGACTGATGATCGAACTGGTGTCGATCCCGTTTTACGGCCAGGTGGAACTGGGCGTGTGGAGCATCCCGATTACGATGCTCTGGATCGTTGCCATTACAAATGCGATTAACCTGATCGACGGCCTTGACGGCCTTGCCGCCGGGACGTCAGGCATCGCCCTGTTCACGATTTTTCTCATGGCTGTAATGGATGGGCAGATCCTCGTAATCGGCCTGTCACTTGCTCTTCTCGGTGCCACACTCGGATTTCTTCTGTTCAATTTTTACCCGGCAAAGATCTTCATGGGTGATACCGGGGCGATGTTTCTCGGCTTTTCCATCGCTGTCATTTCGATGCTCGGCCTGTTTAAAAACGTGACGATTTTCAGCTTTGTCATTCCGATTCTGATTCTGGGGATTCCGATTTTTGATACGCTCTTCGCCATCATCAGGCGAAAGCTGAATAACCAGAAAATCTATGCGCCTGACAGAAAACATCTTCATTACTGTCTTCTGGATATGGGCTTTTCCCATCAGCATACTGTTTTGATGATCTACGGCATGAGCGCTCTGTTCGGGATTTCTGCGATTCTGTTTAATGCGACTGCGCTCTGGACGTCCGTACTGCTTGTGGCGCTCCTGCTCGTTGCCATTGAACTTGGAGCCGAACGGATCGGACTGCTGGGCTCGAAAAAACAGCCGCTGCTTTCAATTATAAGGAAAGTTGTGGGAGCAATAAGGTAA
- a CDS encoding glycosyltransferase family 4 protein → MTKVCVMTTVHPAFDGRIYHKQIQSLVKMGYEVTYVAPEPPDPAQNTLDIPIVTVPASRGAGDRIRNIFRAFKKARQQKADLYHFHDPELLLAGVMLRLTTGKPVVFDVHEHYPNAIMSKPYLKSWQKTFFRASFTLFERMALSFLSGVIYTTEDIGERYKKKHKLRLENFPLRQHFPDPPAENKEPKTLLYLGGITQIRGVIEFLEGVRLAADRHPDLNVMFVGRFERDSFKQAVFEKIEELNLESHCTFLGQVPYQELKGVIDKASIGILPYLPVPNHRVCMPNKMYEYMASGIVIAASDLPNYRREIEQAEAGVTFAPGDPQSVADQITWLLDHPEELNRMKQSGRRFFENEANWESQEEAFDAFYRQILGS, encoded by the coding sequence ATGACTAAAGTCTGCGTCATGACGACAGTACACCCGGCATTTGACGGAAGGATCTATCATAAACAGATTCAGTCTCTCGTGAAAATGGGCTACGAGGTCACCTATGTGGCACCTGAACCGCCGGATCCCGCGCAGAATACGCTTGATATCCCGATCGTTACGGTCCCCGCCTCGCGAGGTGCCGGGGATCGGATCAGAAACATTTTCCGCGCCTTTAAAAAGGCCAGACAGCAGAAGGCGGATCTGTATCATTTTCACGATCCGGAGCTTCTCCTCGCTGGGGTAATGCTCAGGCTGACTACAGGGAAGCCTGTCGTTTTCGACGTTCATGAGCATTATCCGAATGCAATCATGAGCAAGCCGTACCTGAAATCGTGGCAAAAGACGTTTTTTCGCGCTTCCTTTACATTATTCGAGCGAATGGCACTTTCTTTTTTGTCGGGGGTCATTTATACTACGGAGGATATTGGAGAACGGTATAAGAAGAAGCATAAACTCCGTCTTGAGAACTTCCCGCTCAGACAGCACTTTCCGGATCCGCCGGCGGAAAACAAGGAGCCGAAAACGCTACTGTATCTCGGCGGTATTACCCAGATCCGAGGCGTAATCGAGTTTCTTGAAGGCGTCCGGCTTGCAGCTGACAGACACCCGGACCTAAACGTCATGTTTGTGGGACGTTTTGAGCGTGATTCGTTTAAACAGGCCGTTTTTGAAAAAATTGAGGAACTAAATCTGGAATCGCACTGTACCTTTCTCGGCCAGGTTCCCTATCAGGAGCTCAAAGGGGTTATCGACAAAGCTTCAATCGGAATCCTTCCTTATCTTCCGGTACCTAACCACCGGGTATGTATGCCGAATAAGATGTACGAATATATGGCTTCAGGCATTGTTATTGCCGCCTCGGATCTCCCCAATTACCGGCGTGAAATCGAGCAGGCAGAAGCCGGCGTCACATTTGCTCCCGGCGACCCGCAATCGGTAGCCGATCAGATCACGTGGCTCCTAGACCATCCGGAGGAATTGAATCGGATGAAACAGAGCGGACGCAGGTTTTTCGAGAACGAGGCAAACTGGGAGAGCCAGGAGGAAGCATTTGACGCTTTTTACCGCCAGATTCTTGGTTCCTGA
- a CDS encoding glycosyltransferase family 4 protein, giving the protein MKIAYITQHYRPETGAAAVRAGDMARLLSEKGHHVSVLTSFPHGRKARFFKKENEDGVEVRRGWQFPDTKKSSRHRLANYISFVISAVVNGLFVRKPDVVVATYPHLFGALAGYVLSRLKGVPFVFEVRDMWVDFARILGQIKSEKAYRKAKKLENFLARKADLVVTVTEGYKKILMENGIPEEKITVVTNGVSIAALEETAPETQLPDRKDAELTIVYAGNIGLAQRLETFIEAAESLRGRSGLSFVIVGEGARRKAIEQLAAEKKLDNVTILPPVSRGEMARIYREADLAFVPLLNHELFSVTIPSKIFDSMAGGLPVLIGVDGEAREIVESLEGGAFYEPENARSLTEVIAELHDNPDQIARMKSGLRDRVIARYSRRKLAGTLETALGSLIRKGGDRK; this is encoded by the coding sequence ATGAAGATTGCATACATTACCCAGCATTACCGCCCGGAAACGGGTGCAGCGGCAGTCCGGGCCGGCGATATGGCCCGGCTGCTGTCTGAAAAAGGCCATCATGTGTCGGTGCTCACCTCCTTCCCCCATGGCAGAAAAGCCCGTTTTTTCAAAAAAGAAAACGAAGATGGGGTGGAAGTGAGAAGGGGATGGCAATTCCCCGATACAAAAAAAAGCAGCCGGCACAGGCTGGCCAACTACATAAGCTTTGTCATATCCGCAGTCGTGAACGGACTGTTTGTCCGGAAGCCTGATGTGGTTGTGGCAACCTACCCCCACCTGTTTGGTGCACTTGCCGGTTATGTACTGAGCCGGCTTAAAGGTGTGCCGTTTGTGTTTGAAGTAAGAGACATGTGGGTCGATTTCGCGCGCATTCTCGGCCAGATCAAAAGTGAGAAAGCGTACCGGAAAGCGAAGAAACTGGAGAATTTCCTCGCCCGTAAAGCAGACCTTGTGGTCACAGTTACGGAAGGATATAAGAAAATCCTCATGGAAAACGGGATCCCGGAAGAAAAGATTACCGTGGTGACGAACGGAGTGAGTATTGCCGCTCTTGAAGAAACCGCACCGGAAACGCAGCTGCCTGATCGCAAGGATGCCGAACTGACGATTGTGTATGCCGGCAACATCGGTCTGGCCCAGCGTCTGGAGACGTTCATTGAAGCGGCAGAATCCCTAAGGGGAAGATCCGGATTATCTTTTGTCATTGTAGGTGAAGGAGCACGAAGAAAAGCAATTGAACAGCTTGCTGCAGAAAAAAAGCTGGATAACGTTACGATTCTGCCGCCCGTCAGCCGCGGCGAAATGGCCCGGATCTACCGTGAGGCGGATCTTGCTTTCGTGCCCTTGCTCAATCATGAGCTCTTTTCGGTCACCATCCCGTCAAAGATCTTTGATTCAATGGCAGGCGGTCTGCCGGTGCTGATCGGTGTCGACGGGGAAGCAAGGGAGATTGTAGAGAGTCTTGAAGGCGGGGCCTTCTACGAGCCTGAAAATGCCCGCTCCCTGACTGAAGTGATCGCGGAGCTCCATGACAATCCCGATCAGATCGCCCGGATGAAGTCAGGTCTCAGAGACAGAGTGATTGCCCGATACAGCAGAAGAAAACTGGCAGGAACCCTGGAAACAGCTCTTGGCAGTCTCATCAGGAAAGGAGGGGACCGGAAATGA